Proteins encoded by one window of Ovis canadensis isolate MfBH-ARS-UI-01 breed Bighorn chromosome 14, ARS-UI_OviCan_v2, whole genome shotgun sequence:
- the NUDT7 gene encoding peroxisomal coenzyme A diphosphatase NUDT7 isoform X2 — MSRPGPPQEPVRNSLIDDAKARLKKHDSGTKYSHCSSNKFSILLPLLAKDGKLYLLFTLRSEKKDMWITPVVGFIDSDFEARPNPDEVKNVFLVPLEYFLRPRVYHQSYLTRRSRRVIVHCFEYTDPEHGVTYCIRGLTARCAVFIALVVLGEKPSFEVDFNLSDLIPPSEESFLKPQKHALSKL, encoded by the exons ATGTCGCGACCCGGCCCTCCCCAGGAACCAGTCAG aAACAGCTTGATCGATGACGCTAAGGCCCGCTTGAAAAAGCATGACTCTGGGACCAAATATTCTCACTGTTCATCTAACAAATTTTCGATCCTTCTACCATTGTTGGCTAAAGATGGGAAACTTTACCTGTTGTTCACCCTCCGGTCAGAGAAG AAGGATATGTGGATAACTCCGGTTGTAGGATTTATAGACTCCGACTTTGAGGCCAGACCTAACCCGGATGAAGTTAAGAACGTGTTCCTGGTGCCTCTGGAATACTTCCTGCGTCCCCGTGTGTACCATCAGAGCTACCTGACACGCCGCAGTCGTCGTGTTATTGTTCACTGCTTTGAGTACACGGACCCTGAACATGGTGTGACATACTGCATCCGGGGACTGACTGCAAGATGTGCCGTGTTTATCGCCTTAGTGGTTTTGGGGGAAAAACCCTCCTTTGAGGTTGACTTTAATCTCAGCGATTTGATTCCACCCTCTGAAGAGTCCTTCCTGAAGCCTCAGAAACATGCTCTGAGCAAGTTATGA
- the NUDT7 gene encoding peroxisomal coenzyme A diphosphatase NUDT7 isoform X1, which produces MSRPGPPQEPVRNSLIDDAKARLKKHDSGTKYSHCSSNKFSILLPLLAKDGKLYLLFTLRSEKLRRSPGEVCFPGGKCEPTDADDVATALREAQEEVGLCPHQVEVVCCLMPLPFDKDMWITPVVGFIDSDFEARPNPDEVKNVFLVPLEYFLRPRVYHQSYLTRRSRRVIVHCFEYTDPEHGVTYCIRGLTARCAVFIALVVLGEKPSFEVDFNLSDLIPPSEESFLKPQKHALSKL; this is translated from the exons ATGTCGCGACCCGGCCCTCCCCAGGAACCAGTCAG aAACAGCTTGATCGATGACGCTAAGGCCCGCTTGAAAAAGCATGACTCTGGGACCAAATATTCTCACTGTTCATCTAACAAATTTTCGATCCTTCTACCATTGTTGGCTAAAGATGGGAAACTTTACCTGTTGTTCACCCTCCGGTCAGAGAAG CTGAGAAGGTCACCCGGAGAGGTCTGCTTTCCTGGAGGTAAGTGCGAACCTACGGACGCGGACGACGTGGCCACGGCTCTCCGGGAAGCCCAGGAGGAAGTGGGGCTGTGTCCTCATCAAGTGGAGGTGGTCTGCTGCCTGATGCCACTGCCGTTTGAT AAGGATATGTGGATAACTCCGGTTGTAGGATTTATAGACTCCGACTTTGAGGCCAGACCTAACCCGGATGAAGTTAAGAACGTGTTCCTGGTGCCTCTGGAATACTTCCTGCGTCCCCGTGTGTACCATCAGAGCTACCTGACACGCCGCAGTCGTCGTGTTATTGTTCACTGCTTTGAGTACACGGACCCTGAACATGGTGTGACATACTGCATCCGGGGACTGACTGCAAGATGTGCCGTGTTTATCGCCTTAGTGGTTTTGGGGGAAAAACCCTCCTTTGAGGTTGACTTTAATCTCAGCGATTTGATTCCACCCTCTGAAGAGTCCTTCCTGAAGCCTCAGAAACATGCTCTGAGCAAGTTATGA